Proteins from a genomic interval of Dunckerocampus dactyliophorus isolate RoL2022-P2 chromosome 5, RoL_Ddac_1.1, whole genome shotgun sequence:
- the LOC129181481 gene encoding dynein light chain roadblock-type 2-like produces MSEVEETLQRIEAQGSVLGTIIVNADGIPIRSTFDISKAGKYVDLFRQLTVLARSTVRDMDPENELVVLRISTKSQEIMVGPENGYLLILIQRYERYSRA; encoded by the exons atg AGTGAAGTTGAGGAAACTCTACAGAGAATTGAAGCCCAAGGAAGTGTGCTAGGAACAATTATAGTTAATGCAGACG GCATTCCCATCCGATCTACATTTGACATCTCAAAAGCTGGAAAGTATGTGGACCTTTTTCGCCAACTCACCGTACTGGCCAGAAGCACAGTGCGGGACATGGACCCAGAGAATGAACTCGTAGTTCTCCGCATCAGCACCAAGAGTCAAGAGATCATGGTTGGACCAG AGAATGGCTATCTTTTGATACTCATCCAGAGGTACGAGAGATACTCGCGGGCATAA